The genomic region TTTTGGGTGTGTAAAATGATGTACACTGAAAGAGCCCTGCTTTCTTACAGATTTATCTCAAGAAGCTTTGATGCCAGATCTCTGATTAAGATGAAATGACCAGACCAGGATCTCTTAATATCATTTGAAAACATATTcaacattcattttttaatttttatgattagCTAATATCATCTCAGTGTCAGATTTAAGTATTTAGATATTtgaattaaatttcaaatatcaACTACCCTGTCTATATTTTCCTGCCCAatcattcataataaaaacatccatcttcttttaaatctttgtttttcagtttttgcatTCATTTGCCATACTATTTTGTGTTTTGCCTGAAAGCAAATAGCAGAGagttaataaaaatttctttggAGTCAACCTAGGTGTTAATCCTATCTCTTCCAATTCTGAGACATGTAATTATagctacttttattttctctttcaagtACTATTTACTTATCAGCTAAATACAGATGAAACTATTAGACCCAATGTGCTTGTGAGAATAAAATGCTTTATATATGTGCAGAGGACCCAACATTGAGCCATATCCAAGTAATGGCAGTTGTAACTTTCCttcattatagaaaaataaaatcaaattagggattattaaaatgattatggATTAAacaaaagttctattttttttcttccagtctaAAGAGCTACACATGAATCCACCAGTAGCTTAAATTTATCTAGAAAATTTTGTTCTTGAGGGGACAAATCAGACTCTATTTGTGGACTGACActcaaaaatgatttttattatgccTGTTTACATATCAGAAATATAATATCACCACTGAAAAGTTAAAGAATATTGATAAAgcaaatttataaataagttCACAACTACTTTGAACATACTAGATTCATCTGATCATAATAGTTCGGAAAGTCATGTCAATAACTGTCTGTGCAGACAAAGCAAatctaccaaaataaataagcataaaatgaaacaaataacagAATGCTAGAGAGGTGTGGGGGAGAAGTAACATAGGATGCAATTTTTTTCAGGAGCCCTAGGAACTGTTTTCCAGACTACTGTTCAGTTGCCTCTTTTCCTTGGGTATCCTTAAGAAAAGTAGGTTCTCTTTACAGAACAGCTAATATTTATGCTGATTTATCCAATTATTAGATATAAGAAATTTGAAGCTTATTAAGGTTAAATGGCCAAATATATAGCTATGATGAAATGAAAACACACCAtagattttatatctttaaatccAAATTATTGCCATAACAAATAGTTGACTCATTTTTAGCAATGTACTTCTCAAACTGCAGAGAAACTGCCAAGACAGAAATTTGATCAAATTCTTTAGTATTCAGACTATAATAGTTTAGTCAATATCCCCATGGTGGATTAATATATTATGGTGAGCCTTTTTTACCTGAAATATTCAAATTATAATTAGCCTTGTCAGCTTCCATTGTTTCAGATGTCTCTGCTGATATATATGTCAAGGATATGTAAACATACTATGCAATTAACTGAACTATTGAGATATGTaattatttgcatatttccactgaaaatatatagatatacatagaTGATAGGTAGATTGTAATACACAAATAAGTTTCAAGAcagaatgaaaatattgaaatatttgaagtcatttatttttcttaggttttctgCTCAACCACTGCCTCCAATTTATTTGATTCATCATGGAAAAATACACATCAGAGAATGGAATCTTTCTGGAGAAGAGTGGATATTTCCTGCAAGACAGAACTCCATCATAAGGAAATTCATGCTGCAATTTGTATCAAATCAATAATCAAATCACTAGGTAAACACACCCTTCCCACCTCTCCCCCACATTAACTCCTGATAACAATACACAGTTCCCTTTAATTCTCAATTATTCACCCTGTGCAATGTCTGCCATTTAATCGCCCAAGCAGGATGAACCAGAGCAACATAACTGAGTTCATTATTCTGGGCTTCACCCAAAACCCTGAACTCCAGGGAAttctcttccttgtttttcttttcatctaccTTGTGGCTTTTCTTGGTAATATGCTTATTGTCATTGCTATACTCTGTAACAACACCTTGCATACTCCCATGTATGTTTTCCTTCTGGCACTGGCTATTGTGGACATCGTCTGTACAACAAGCATCATACCAAAGATGCTAGGAACTATGATAATGTCAGGAAAGACCATTTCTTATGGGGGCTGCATGTCCCAGCTCCTTTTCTTCACATGGTCCCTAGGAGCTGAGATGGTTCTCTTTACCACCATGGCCTATGACCGCTACATAGCCATCTGTTTCCCTCTTCATTACAGCACTATTATGAACCACCATATGTGTGTGACCCTGCTCAGCATTGTCATGGCTATTGCAGTAACCAATTCCTGGGTACACACAGGTCTCATCCTAAGGTTGACTTTCTGTGGGCCAAATACCATCGACCACTTCTTCTGTGAGATACCTGCACTGTTGGTTTTGTCCTGCAGCCCTGTAAGAATCAATGAAATGATGGTGTATGTTGCCGATATTACCCTGGCCATAGGGGACTTCACCCTTACCTGCATCTCCTATGGTTTTATCATTGCTGCTATTCTCCGCATCCACACAGCTGAAGGCAAGCAGAAGGCCTTCTCAACATGCTCATCCCACCTCATAGTAGTGTCCCTTTACTACTCCCCTGTAATCTACACCTATATTCGCCCTGCTtccagctacacatttaaaaaggaCAAGATGGTAGCTGTCTTCTATGCTCTTGTCACTCCCATGTTAAACCCAATTGTGTATAGCTTCCGTAATAAGAAAATGCAGGCAGGGATTAGAAAAGTGCTTGCATTTCTAAAACATTAGTGGTTTCAAGAGGCATCATTGTTTCTCTGCTTTAGAATTATCACCTCTAACAATTTATGTTTTACTGATCTTTCACGATTATCTCCATCCCAAATTTTCCCATCCCTCTTATTCATACCCTGTTCCTAGCATCCTCATTGTTCCCACAATTCCATATGCTTCGTGTGAAGAAtgtttataatgcaatataaacTTTCACATAAATATATGTTACAATATATATCCCAACAAagttctataaatatatacattaatttctactttatatatattaatgCGCACATTTACCTATAAATGCATCTGCACATCACACACCACATATATTTGCTTATATGTGAATGTTAGACAGAATTAGTGTATATAATGAAATTTGCCCTTCCTTATGAGGTAGCATtaattcacttagaataatgtgaTAATGAAGCATCTACTCTGGGTTTTTATCTCATTAAATTAGGTAGATTTCTTTAGAGAAAACTTTTCTCCTACTAAAGgaaattattacagaaaaaaaataaaggaaattattgGGAAAATTCTTAAGTCTCCATATGCTTGGGTAAAATAATTGAGAATACCACTTTAATCATTTTAAACCAGTGAGTAGAGATATGCCTCATGTGACAAAAGCCTGCTGTCAGGGAGTCAATAGTGCATATATGGCAGTTCAATTACATCATCAAAGAGATAGGTTCTTTCAGTCTTCTGGCTGTACCATTCAACAATATTTTCCCCAGAATCATGAATGGCTTCTGTATTACTAGGCAATTCATCCATGAGCTAGATAGAATGAAGTCTAAAGATGGAGATGTCACAGGGCAGATGAAGTTTtgcctattatttttataaaaatcaccCACTCAGTAAATACAACTTATACCACATAGACCATAGCTGTATTATTGCACCATCTCAAATTGTAAGCACTACCTGGAAGAGCAAATTTTGAAAGCAGGTACTTGGCATCCCTGAAAACAATTTAGAGTAAACATTCAGGATGGAAAGGGGGTTTTAACACTATGCCAGTTACTATTAGTATCAGCAAATACATCATCAATGTAGATTTGAGGTTACAAACTAAAGGGTGAAATAAAACTGGATGGAGGAAGTGAGAATGCTAAAATTGAGGGCACCATAATATAAATACATGACACAGCTTATCCAAAAATAgaacaatacattattatttgttGTGATTACTAAAtcatgactttttaataatatatgtCTACAATCAGgcaaacatttggtagaatttgaTCTTACAAGTAaatctgaagttttttttaaaaattaaagttgcaTAATAAACCTATTTGGGGTTCTTTGGGTAATTTAAAAACAGATTAGAGAATTCTACTTCTATATGAAAGTATGCATGTGtgagcttttattatttatttatttgagacagagtctcactgtgtcaccctggttagagtgccatggcgtcacagctcacatcaacctcaaatcttggactaagagattctattgcctcagtcccaagtagctgggactacaggcacccactacaacgcctggctatttttgttgttgttgttgttccagttgtcattgttgttttagccgggccaggtttgaactcaccagcctcggtgtatgtggccagtgcccaactcactgagctacaggcactgcccattgtGAGTTTTAAACTTCATCTATTTACATCATTTTTGCCAGCAAAATGACAATCACATAATAGTGATTATGTTTTTAAACATCTAGTCTTAATTTTCCCTATACAACTAGTTTCTTTCAAAAAGAAGTTAActttcacactttttaaaaaaaatatagccattGTGGAAatcagtgtggagattcctaAGCAAACCAaaaatagagttaccatatgatccagcaatcccattcaTGGGTATATTTCCGAAGGAATTAAAATCAGTGTGCCAAGGAGAGATCTGTACTCCCATGTTcactgtagcactattcacaatagctaagatatgaaAGCAACCGAGGTGTCCATCATCAGATAAATTGACAGAGAAAATACAGTAAATACATGAATGGAATACtagtcagtctttttttttttttgagacagagtcccactatgttgccttcggtagagtgccatggcatcacagctcacagcaacctccaactcttgggcttaagtggttctcatacttcagcatcccaagtagctagaaataaaggcacccgccacaacacccaggtattttttcattgcagttgtcactgttgtttggcaggcccaggctggattcgaactcaccagctccagtgtatgtggctggcacccttagctgctgagctacagtcaCCGAGCCTAGTCAATCTTAAAGTAAGGGAAAATCCTGTCTTTTATGACAACATGGATAAGCCTGGAAGACATTATACTAACTGAAATAACCTGGCAGAGAAAAACAAGGagtacatgatctcacttatatgtagaatctaaagAAATTAAACTCATATAGGTAAAGAGTAGAACAGTGTGGAAGGGTAATggatggggaaaagggagatgtTGATAAAAGGGGAAAAACTTTAAGTTAGACAAGAGAGAAATAAGATATATTACACTGCACAGAATGGTGACCAATACAGAATTATAATACCTTATATGTTTCAAAATTGctgagtagattttaaatgttttcaccacaaaaaaaaataagtatttgagATGATAGATTTACtcattagcttgatttaatcatttcacattgcaaacatttctcaaaacatCTCCTATAccacacaaatacatacattaCCTCTCAATTAAGATAAAAtttaggccaggtgtggaggctcagaactgaaatcctagcactatgggaggatgaggcaggtatATTGTTtaaaatcaggagtttgagaccagcctgagcaagagcaagaccccatatctactaaaaatagaaatactagctgaGCACTATGGCAGGCACTAtggtagctgtagtcccaggtacttgggagactgaggcaagaggactgcttgaacccaggagttaaaggttgctgtaagctataatacaccacagcactcaacctcaggacaatagagtaaaactgtctcaaaaaataaataaacaggctcagcgcccatagcacaatggttacagcgccagccacgtacactgaggctggcaggttcaagcctggcccaggccagctaaacgatgacaactgcaacaaaaagtatccaggtgttgtggcaggcacctgtagtcccagcaacttggaaggctgaggcaagagaattgcttaagtccaaaagtttaaggttgctgtgaggtgtgatgccacattactctaAAGAGAgtgacatagttagactgtctcaaaataaataaataaataaataaatatttaaataaatttttaactaggtaacatgcaaatattatgAAATAACTCATGAAATTTTGGaatttgtgggtggtgcctgtgtctcattgggtagggcgatggcccctaccaaggatggcaggttcaaaccaggctccaactaaa from Nycticebus coucang isolate mNycCou1 chromosome 20, mNycCou1.pri, whole genome shotgun sequence harbors:
- the LOC128573095 gene encoding olfactory receptor 13G1, with amino-acid sequence MNQSNITEFIILGFTQNPELQGILFLVFLFIYLVAFLGNMLIVIAILCNNTLHTPMYVFLLALAIVDIVCTTSIIPKMLGTMIMSGKTISYGGCMSQLLFFTWSLGAEMVLFTTMAYDRYIAICFPLHYSTIMNHHMCVTLLSIVMAIAVTNSWVHTGLILRLTFCGPNTIDHFFCEIPALLVLSCSPVRINEMMVYVADITLAIGDFTLTCISYGFIIAAILRIHTAEGKQKAFSTCSSHLIVVSLYYSPVIYTYIRPASSYTFKKDKMVAVFYALVTPMLNPIVYSFRNKKMQAGIRKVLAFLKH